The Mycolicibacterium smegmatis genome has a window encoding:
- a CDS encoding 3-carboxyethylcatechol 2,3-dioxygenase: MSHSPLLNLPGPSAELLDQITDAVADARRFVEQFDPELVVTFSPDHYNGFFYRLMPPFCIGTAAAGVGDYGTYQGPLPVDADIANACAQSLWESGVDIAISTAMDVDHGTVQPLQELFGDATARPVVPIFINSVATPLGPLSRSRALGAAVGTFLATLDKRVLIVGSGGLSHDPPVPTLATALPAALDRIVHGAPMTPEQRMARQEAVIKAAHDFAHGQSPLRSLNPDWDRSLLEIFDEGRLSDLDGWTNTFIAGEGGNSAHEIRTWVAAFAALAAHGEYQTGNHFYRAAPELIAGFAIRTAVPST; the protein is encoded by the coding sequence ATGTCCCACAGCCCACTGCTGAATCTTCCGGGACCGTCGGCCGAACTTCTTGACCAGATCACCGACGCGGTCGCCGACGCCAGGAGGTTCGTCGAACAGTTCGATCCCGAACTGGTCGTGACCTTCTCACCCGACCACTACAACGGGTTCTTCTACCGGCTCATGCCGCCGTTCTGCATCGGCACCGCGGCCGCGGGCGTCGGGGACTACGGCACGTACCAGGGGCCGCTGCCCGTCGATGCCGACATCGCCAACGCGTGTGCCCAATCGCTGTGGGAGTCCGGCGTCGACATCGCGATCTCGACGGCCATGGACGTCGACCACGGCACCGTGCAACCGTTGCAGGAACTGTTCGGCGACGCGACCGCGCGCCCGGTGGTGCCCATCTTCATCAACTCGGTGGCCACGCCGCTCGGACCGCTGTCGCGTTCACGCGCCCTCGGCGCGGCTGTGGGCACGTTCCTCGCGACGCTCGACAAACGCGTCCTCATCGTGGGATCCGGTGGGCTGTCACATGATCCGCCCGTACCGACGCTGGCCACCGCGCTGCCCGCGGCGCTCGACCGCATCGTGCACGGCGCGCCCATGACACCCGAACAGCGAATGGCCCGGCAGGAGGCGGTGATCAAGGCCGCGCACGACTTCGCCCACGGCCAGAGCCCGCTGCGCTCCCTCAACCCCGACTGGGACAGGAGCCTGCTGGAGATCTTCGACGAGGGCCGGCTGAGTGATCTCGACGGCTGGACCAACACGTTCATCGCGGGCGAGGGCGGCAACTCCGCGCACGAGATCCGCACGTGGGTCGCGGCGTTCGCGGCGCTGGCCGCCCATGGGGAGTATCAGACCGGCAACCACTTCTACCGGGCGGCACCGGAATTGATCGCAGGCTTCGCAATCAGGACGGCGGTACCGAGCACATGA